In Haliotis asinina isolate JCU_RB_2024 chromosome 15, JCU_Hal_asi_v2, whole genome shotgun sequence, one DNA window encodes the following:
- the LOC137266036 gene encoding ciliary-associated calcium-binding coiled-coil protein 1-like isoform X1, with translation MATRSQSKISSRASKASLHGSSSNLSSAKTDGKNKKKVTVDGEADEREGALAFKVLTADQTRELQALSVEHMQMKLCDIFKLDCHSTDLREASILDFYTASVWWGKEKAFSIQQLSGFFTLVHTLFENVKEKHLSLVENLKEMKKMLVGIGAENGPDMQYGGLEFFDVNQAKDITNYLYSSFFQHYTLYEYMFSTLQAEEIIGTDLDVEVAKAADVPFPPPLDEGVSEEHFNQYIATPPPTPVPEPVEDTTEEVTELQIDEKMSENIFSELSVEDVKEVIESVAKEMLGGLQTEVTAKLREKENQLISKINKIHRVAET, from the exons ATGGCGACGAGAAGCCAGTCAAAAATCTCATCCAGAGCGAGTAAAGCATCTCTTCATGGATCATCATCGAATTTGTCCTCAGCCAAGACTGAtggaaaaaataagaaaaaagtgACAGTG GACGGTGAGGCAGATGAGCGGGAAGGAGCCCTGGCCTTCAAAGTGTTGACAGCAGACCAGACACGAGAACTGCAAGCACTCAGTGTGGAACACATGCAAAT GAAATTATGTGACATATTCAAGTTAGACTGTCACTCAACTGACCTGCGTGAGGCCTCAATACTAGACTTTTACACAGCCTCTGTGTGGTGGGGAAAGGAAAAGGCATTCTCTATCCAGCAGCTGTCAGGATTCTTTACACTCGTACACACACTCTTTGAAAATGTCAAAG AAAAACACCTATCATTGGTTGAAAATCTGAAGGAGATGAAGAAGATGCTTGTGGGTATTGGAGCTGAGAATGGACCAGACATGCAGTATGGAGGACTtgagttctttgatgtgaacCAGGCTAAAGACATCACAAACTATCTATACAGCAG TTTCTTCCAACACTACACGTTGTATGAGTACATGTTCTCAACACTCCAAGCTGAGGAAATCATTGGGACGGAT CTGGATGTGGAGGTGGCCAAGGCAGCAGATGTCCCTTTTCCCCCTCCCCTTGATGAGGGTGTGTCTGAAGAACACTTCAACCAGTACATTGCAACGCCCCCTCCTACACCAGTACCAGAG CCTGTGGAAGATACTACTGAAGAAGTTACAGAGCTGCAGATTGATGAGAAGATGTCGGAGAACATCTTCTCAGAGCTGTCTGTGGAAGATGTGAAGGAGGTGATTGAGAGTGTTGCCAAGGAGATGCTGGGAGGACTGCAG